A part of Brachybacterium faecium DSM 4810 genomic DNA contains:
- a CDS encoding uncharacterized conserved protein (PFAM: Bacterial protein of unknown function (DUF899)) — protein MSAAHTGPTGRPPIVDMEAWQRARDELLVREKAHTREGDAIAAARRRLPMVEVDGSVPVVGPVGPVPFTELFDGRDRLVVYQHMWHDGAPHQGQCEGCTTTAWHLHDATYLHAHGVSLAILTTGRWEEVHPYTAFMGYKRVPWYSVRAAAPPIGGGMGHLASFLRDGDRVFLTYRTTGRGNERVNFSMGLLDMTPYGRGEDWEDVPEGWPEGRHACWSWRTDAEGTPTWGESSRPLPQWARPGAAPVTTLGRRGPR, from the coding sequence ATGAGCGCTGCGCACACGGGGCCGACGGGCCGACCGCCGATCGTGGACATGGAGGCGTGGCAGCGCGCCCGTGACGAGCTGCTGGTGCGCGAGAAGGCGCACACCCGCGAGGGCGACGCGATCGCCGCCGCGCGCAGACGGCTGCCGATGGTGGAGGTCGACGGGTCCGTCCCTGTCGTGGGCCCCGTCGGGCCCGTGCCCTTCACCGAGCTGTTCGACGGCCGTGACCGGCTCGTGGTCTACCAGCACATGTGGCACGACGGCGCGCCCCACCAGGGCCAGTGCGAGGGCTGCACCACCACGGCATGGCACCTGCACGACGCGACCTATCTGCACGCCCACGGGGTCTCGCTCGCGATCCTCACCACCGGACGCTGGGAGGAGGTGCACCCCTACACCGCCTTCATGGGGTACAAGCGGGTGCCCTGGTATTCGGTGCGCGCGGCGGCGCCGCCGATCGGCGGCGGCATGGGGCATCTGGCCAGCTTCCTGCGCGACGGGGACCGGGTGTTCCTCACCTACCGCACCACCGGTCGCGGCAACGAGCGGGTGAACTTCTCGATGGGGCTGCTGGACATGACCCCCTACGGCCGCGGCGAGGACTGGGAGGACGTCCCGGAGGGATGGCCCGAGGGGCGTCACGCCTGCTGGTCCTGGCGCACGGACGCCGAGGGCACACCCACCTGGGGAGAGAGCAGCAGGCCCCTCCCGCAGTGGGCGCGGCCCGGCGCGGCCCCGGTGACGACGCTGGGGCGGCGCGGGCCGCGCTGA
- a CDS encoding tellurite resistance protein-like permease (PFAM: C4-dicarboxylate transporter/malic acid transport protein), with translation MPSSTAASSSPAVRADQAIAGLAPGYFALVMGTGIVSVGLRTAGYDGAALALLVLAAVAAAVLVVLYVLRGLRHPARMRADARNPETAFGYFTVVAAASVLGVGMHDVGLGTASVVLLGIGAALWVVLGYVLPWQVLMTRDGEPILARTNGSWFIWSVASQSLAVGLSGLRPATPAFADLLGVLTVLFWSVGTILYAGIAVLVILRIVHFGITPQQFEPTYWVAMGALAIAVVAGAGIYAMDSVPMVDAARGLIGGTVVIFWCFALWQLPLLAGAGLWRHLIHRVPLRYVPSLWSIVFPLGMFAVASMRLGRVEHLPMVEIVGDVVLVVAVLAWAAVAVGLVLTLVRGLRGARATAG, from the coding sequence GTGCCCTCCTCGACCGCCGCCTCCTCGTCCCCCGCCGTCCGCGCCGATCAGGCGATCGCAGGCCTCGCCCCCGGCTACTTCGCCCTGGTGATGGGCACGGGGATCGTCTCGGTGGGGCTGCGCACCGCAGGGTACGACGGCGCCGCGCTGGCGCTGCTGGTCCTCGCCGCGGTCGCCGCCGCGGTCCTCGTGGTGCTCTACGTGCTGCGCGGGCTCCGCCACCCGGCGCGGATGCGGGCCGATGCTCGGAACCCGGAGACCGCCTTCGGCTACTTCACCGTGGTCGCCGCGGCGAGCGTCCTCGGGGTGGGGATGCACGACGTGGGGCTCGGCACCGCCTCGGTGGTGCTGCTCGGGATCGGCGCGGCCCTCTGGGTCGTGCTGGGGTACGTGCTGCCCTGGCAGGTGCTGATGACGCGTGACGGCGAGCCGATCCTCGCCCGCACCAACGGCAGCTGGTTCATCTGGTCCGTGGCCTCCCAGTCCCTCGCCGTCGGCCTGTCCGGGCTGCGGCCGGCCACCCCCGCGTTCGCGGACCTGCTCGGCGTGCTCACCGTGCTCTTCTGGTCGGTGGGTACGATCCTGTATGCCGGCATCGCGGTGCTGGTGATCCTGCGGATCGTGCACTTCGGCATCACGCCCCAGCAGTTCGAACCCACCTACTGGGTGGCGATGGGCGCGCTCGCGATCGCGGTGGTCGCCGGCGCCGGGATCTACGCGATGGACTCCGTGCCGATGGTCGACGCCGCCCGCGGGCTCATCGGAGGCACGGTGGTGATCTTCTGGTGCTTCGCGCTGTGGCAGCTCCCGCTGCTGGCCGGCGCCGGCCTGTGGCGCCACCTCATCCACCGGGTCCCGCTGCGGTACGTCCCCTCCCTGTGGTCGATCGTGTTCCCGCTGGGGATGTTCGCGGTCGCCTCCATGCGGCTCGGGCGGGTCGAGCACCTGCCGATGGTCGAGATCGTCGGCGACGTGGTCCTGGTCGTCGCAGTGCTCGCCTGGGCGGCCGTCGCCGTCGGGCTGGTGCTCACCCTCGTGCGGGGGCTGCGCGGGGCGCGGGCGACCGCCGGTTGA
- a CDS encoding SurA-like protein (PFAM: SurA N-terminal domain) — translation MKVPSTSKVRNSIVAVSFAAVLALTGCSGDQAAESGASDQGGQAPAASDGGGSPLGADGSGEQEMPEADVSDVPDVVATVNGEDISKDEFTQIYESQFQQMAMQQQSTGEEVDQAALKQQVAEQLVDNHLLLQGASEAGIEPTDEDIDATLEEIAQQNGLGSADEVVSTLEQQGMSEEDVREDAASQHMLTAYIEQEADIEEPSEEELQAQYDQLVEQQSQAGGESSEVPPFEDVQDQLAQQTVAQQQNEAATTLAGELRESGDVTINL, via the coding sequence GTGAAGGTCCCCAGCACCTCGAAGGTCCGCAACTCGATCGTGGCCGTCTCGTTCGCCGCCGTCCTCGCCCTCACCGGGTGCAGCGGTGATCAGGCCGCCGAGTCGGGCGCCAGCGACCAGGGCGGGCAGGCGCCCGCGGCGAGCGACGGCGGGGGCTCCCCGCTCGGCGCCGACGGCTCGGGCGAGCAGGAGATGCCGGAGGCCGATGTCTCCGATGTCCCGGATGTCGTCGCGACGGTCAACGGGGAGGACATCAGCAAGGACGAGTTCACCCAGATCTACGAGAGCCAGTTCCAGCAGATGGCGATGCAGCAGCAGTCCACCGGCGAGGAGGTCGACCAGGCCGCGCTCAAGCAGCAGGTGGCCGAGCAGCTGGTGGACAACCATCTGCTGCTGCAGGGGGCGTCCGAGGCGGGCATCGAGCCCACCGATGAGGACATCGACGCGACCCTCGAGGAGATCGCCCAGCAGAACGGCCTGGGCTCCGCGGACGAGGTCGTCTCCACGCTCGAGCAGCAGGGCATGAGCGAGGAGGACGTGCGCGAGGACGCCGCCTCGCAGCACATGCTCACCGCCTACATCGAGCAGGAGGCTGACATCGAGGAGCCCTCCGAGGAGGAGCTGCAGGCGCAGTACGACCAGCTCGTCGAGCAGCAGTCGCAGGCCGGTGGCGAATCCTCCGAGGTGCCTCCGTTCGAGGACGTCCAGGACCAGCTCGCCCAGCAGACCGTCGCCCAGCAGCAGAACGAGGCGGCGACCACCCTCGCCGGCGAGCTGCGCGAATCCGGGGACGTGACGATCAACCTCTGA
- a CDS encoding choline/carnitine/betaine transport (PFAM: BCCT family transporter~TIGRFAM: choline/carnitine/betaine transport): MAEAVSTPRPADSPGTRRDPGGEDGGSVPASGAAKRSHSPVNWPVFLGTSVIIVAFVLFAGIWPDTAETVIFGSMDWVATNFGWYYVLTATLVVVFVLLVAFSKVGGTKMGPDHSLPKYNLFTWAAMLFAAGIGVDLMFFGISGPATNFLTPPDVPAGSEEAARMAPIWTIFHYGIPGWAMYALMGMAFGLFAYRYHLPLSIRSALAPIFGRRIHGAVGHVAEIGATIGTIFGISVSLGIGVVFLNFGLSALFGIPNSIGVQVALMALAVFITVMSTVSGVDKGIRRLSELNVLMALVLMLWVLFSGQTHHLLNALVQNVGDFFSRFPGMMMNTFAYNDGTADYPADQWMADWTLFFWAWWIAWAPFVSLFLARISRGRTLRQFVVGVLLIPFSFILLWVSIFGNAALSFFGDADFLDLAVNEPESGFFNLLEQYPGATFTVSLALLTGLFFYVTSADSGSLVMANMTSKASTAESDGPPWLRIVWAVITGALTLVMLFIDGVYTLQAATVMVGLPLSVMVYLMMVSLWKVLRIELTSLESRQATLPSLLTSRVREAEGSDRGSWRQRLQHRMTYATAEQATTFIETVATPAVEEVAAELEDLGADVVCQRGAHPDSGIPFVDLVVSFPDAEDFKYQTYPVAYSTPSFAANLAAVRDTYYRVEIFSVLGSRGRDIMGSSKAQVIADVLDSYDAHIMYLTMSTEIGTATGTVPVTAPDTWIDTDQVDTPVDSAFEEHPRRTPDTKELHD, translated from the coding sequence ATGGCTGAGGCCGTCAGCACTCCTCGCCCCGCAGACTCCCCCGGCACACGGAGGGACCCCGGTGGGGAGGACGGCGGATCGGTCCCGGCCTCCGGAGCGGCCAAGCGCTCCCACTCCCCCGTCAACTGGCCGGTGTTCCTCGGCACCTCGGTCATCATCGTCGCGTTCGTGCTGTTCGCGGGGATCTGGCCGGACACCGCCGAGACGGTGATCTTCGGGTCCATGGACTGGGTGGCGACGAACTTCGGCTGGTACTACGTCCTCACCGCCACGCTCGTGGTCGTGTTCGTGCTGCTCGTCGCGTTCTCCAAGGTGGGCGGGACGAAGATGGGCCCGGACCATTCGCTGCCGAAGTACAACCTGTTCACCTGGGCGGCGATGCTGTTCGCCGCCGGCATCGGCGTGGACCTGATGTTCTTCGGGATCTCCGGCCCGGCCACGAACTTCCTCACCCCGCCGGACGTCCCCGCGGGATCGGAGGAGGCGGCGCGGATGGCGCCGATCTGGACGATCTTCCACTACGGGATCCCCGGCTGGGCGATGTACGCCCTCATGGGCATGGCCTTCGGCCTGTTCGCCTACCGCTACCACCTGCCGCTGTCGATCCGCTCCGCGCTCGCGCCGATCTTCGGCCGCCGCATCCACGGCGCGGTCGGGCACGTCGCGGAGATCGGCGCGACGATCGGCACGATCTTCGGCATCTCGGTGTCCCTCGGCATCGGCGTGGTGTTCCTGAACTTCGGCCTCTCCGCCCTGTTCGGCATCCCGAACTCGATCGGGGTGCAGGTCGCGCTCATGGCGCTGGCCGTGTTCATCACCGTGATGTCGACCGTCTCCGGCGTCGACAAGGGCATCCGCCGGCTCTCCGAGCTGAACGTGCTCATGGCGCTGGTGCTCATGCTGTGGGTGCTGTTCTCCGGGCAGACCCATCACCTGCTCAACGCCCTGGTCCAGAACGTCGGTGACTTCTTCTCCCGGTTCCCGGGGATGATGATGAACACCTTCGCCTACAACGACGGGACCGCGGACTACCCCGCCGACCAGTGGATGGCGGATTGGACGCTGTTCTTCTGGGCGTGGTGGATCGCCTGGGCGCCCTTCGTGAGCCTGTTCCTGGCCCGCATCTCGCGCGGCCGCACCCTGCGCCAGTTCGTGGTGGGCGTGCTGCTGATCCCCTTCTCGTTCATCCTGCTGTGGGTGTCGATCTTCGGCAACGCGGCGCTGAGCTTCTTCGGCGACGCCGACTTCCTCGACCTCGCCGTGAACGAGCCCGAATCGGGCTTCTTCAACCTGCTCGAGCAGTACCCGGGCGCGACCTTCACCGTCTCCCTCGCCCTGCTCACCGGCCTGTTCTTCTACGTCACCTCCGCCGATTCCGGCTCGCTGGTGATGGCGAACATGACCTCGAAGGCCTCCACCGCGGAGTCCGACGGCCCGCCCTGGCTGCGGATCGTGTGGGCCGTGATCACCGGCGCCCTGACCCTGGTGATGCTGTTCATCGACGGGGTGTACACGCTGCAGGCGGCGACCGTGATGGTGGGCCTGCCGCTGTCGGTGATGGTCTACCTGATGATGGTCAGCCTCTGGAAGGTGCTGCGCATCGAGCTGACCAGCCTCGAATCCCGCCAGGCGACCCTGCCCTCGCTGCTGACCAGCCGGGTGCGCGAGGCCGAGGGCAGCGACCGCGGCTCGTGGCGCCAGCGCCTCCAGCACCGCATGACCTACGCGACCGCCGAGCAGGCGACGACCTTCATCGAGACCGTCGCCACCCCCGCGGTCGAGGAGGTCGCGGCAGAGCTGGAGGACCTCGGCGCCGATGTCGTCTGCCAGCGCGGCGCGCACCCGGACAGCGGCATCCCCTTCGTCGACCTCGTCGTCTCCTTCCCCGATGCCGAGGACTTCAAGTACCAGACCTACCCGGTGGCCTACTCGACCCCGAGCTTCGCGGCGAACCTCGCCGCGGTGCGCGACACCTACTACCGCGTGGAGATCTTCTCGGTGCTCGGTTCGCGGGGCCGCGACATCATGGGCTCCTCGAAGGCCCAGGTCATCGCCGATGTGCTGGACTCCTACGACGCGCACATCATGTACTTGACCATGAGCACGGAGATCGGCACGGCGACGGGCACAGTCCCCGTCACCGCACCGGATACCTGGATCGACACCGATCAGGTCGACACCCCCGTAGATTCGGCGTTCGAGGAGCATCCTCGCCGCACGCCCGACACGAAGGAGCTTCATGACTGA
- a CDS encoding NAD-dependent aldehyde dehydrogenase (PFAM: Aldehyde dehydrogenase family) has translation MTDPIATLFIDGQWTASSSGATRTVFCPADQSEVGVVSEATAEDVERAILAARRAFDSRVWADTPAAERGDFLLRVADALQERKAEFARAEALDTGKRLVEAEGDMDDITACFRYFGKIADQTPGRLVDAGDPSVISRVVKEPIGVCGMITPWNFPLLQASWKIAPALAAGNSFVIKPAELTPHTTILILDVLDRLGLPAGVANLVLGDGGVVGAPLSSHPEIDLVSFTGGLVTGRKIAEAAAHGVKKVALELGGKNPNVVFADADYEAALDNALNAGFLDSGLVCSAGTRLIVQDTIAEKFVDELVARAEDIVMGGPLDEKAETGPLVSKEHRDKVTDYVQRGIAAGARLRTGGHWGGPEHEQGFFYAPTVLDQCTAENPAVVEEGFGPVITVETFSTEEEAIAIANDTEYGLAGAVWTSDSGVANRVSRRLRHGTIWINDYHPYLPQAEWGGFKMSGVGRELGPTGLEEYTESKHIYENTEPAVSGWFPRK, from the coding sequence ATGACTGACCCCATCGCCACACTGTTCATCGACGGGCAGTGGACGGCCTCGTCCTCGGGTGCGACCCGCACCGTGTTCTGCCCCGCCGATCAGAGCGAGGTGGGCGTGGTCTCCGAGGCCACCGCCGAGGACGTCGAGCGCGCGATCCTCGCCGCCCGCCGCGCCTTCGACTCCCGCGTCTGGGCCGACACGCCCGCCGCCGAGCGCGGTGACTTCCTGCTGCGCGTCGCCGACGCGCTCCAGGAGCGCAAGGCCGAGTTCGCCCGCGCCGAGGCCCTCGACACCGGCAAGCGCCTGGTCGAGGCCGAGGGCGACATGGACGACATCACCGCCTGCTTCCGCTACTTCGGGAAGATCGCCGATCAGACCCCGGGCCGCCTGGTCGATGCCGGGGATCCCAGCGTGATCTCCCGCGTCGTGAAGGAGCCGATCGGCGTGTGCGGCATGATCACGCCGTGGAACTTCCCGCTGCTGCAGGCCTCGTGGAAGATCGCCCCGGCGCTCGCGGCCGGCAACAGCTTCGTCATCAAGCCGGCCGAGCTCACCCCGCACACCACGATCCTCATCCTCGACGTGCTCGACCGGCTCGGCCTGCCCGCCGGGGTGGCGAACCTGGTGCTCGGCGACGGCGGCGTGGTGGGCGCGCCGCTGTCCTCCCACCCGGAGATCGACCTGGTCTCCTTCACGGGCGGCCTGGTCACGGGCCGGAAGATCGCCGAGGCCGCCGCGCACGGCGTCAAGAAGGTGGCCCTCGAGCTGGGCGGCAAGAACCCCAACGTGGTGTTCGCCGACGCCGACTACGAGGCGGCGCTGGACAACGCCCTGAACGCCGGGTTCCTCGACTCGGGCCTGGTGTGCTCGGCCGGCACGCGCCTGATCGTGCAGGACACGATCGCCGAGAAGTTCGTCGACGAGCTGGTCGCCCGCGCCGAGGACATCGTCATGGGCGGCCCGCTGGACGAGAAGGCCGAGACCGGGCCGCTGGTCTCGAAGGAGCACCGCGACAAGGTCACCGACTACGTCCAGCGCGGCATCGCCGCCGGTGCCCGCCTGCGCACGGGCGGCCACTGGGGCGGTCCCGAGCACGAGCAGGGCTTCTTCTACGCGCCGACGGTGCTGGACCAGTGCACTGCGGAGAACCCCGCCGTGGTCGAGGAGGGCTTCGGCCCCGTGATCACGGTGGAGACCTTCTCCACCGAGGAGGAGGCGATCGCGATCGCCAACGACACCGAGTACGGCCTGGCCGGCGCGGTGTGGACCTCCGATTCCGGGGTCGCCAATCGCGTCTCGCGACGTCTGCGCCACGGCACGATCTGGATCAACGACTACCACCCCTACCTGCCGCAGGCGGAGTGGGGCGGTTTCAAGATGTCCGGCGTCGGCCGCGAGCTGGGCCCCACCGGGCTCGAGGAGTACACCGAGTCCAAGCACATCTACGAGAACACCGAGCCCGCCGTCTCCGGCTGGTTCCCCCGGAAGTGA
- a CDS encoding choline oxidase (PFAM: GMC oxidoreductase; GMC oxidoreductase), with product MSSQNPSSQSPVSENPVSEFDYVIVGGGSAGAALAARLSEDPAVQVALLEAGPSDLEHEEVLQLKRWPELLESGLDWDYPIEPQENGNSFMRHARAKVLGGCSSHNSCIAFHPPAEDMDLWEELGAEGWNAETVMPLIERLETNRDRSGEGHGTSGPVHLMDVPAEDPLGVALLDACEQAGIPRARFNDFETVVNGANWFQVNRQDDGTRASSSVSYLHPNFERENLHVLTGMHVMRVLFDEEQRATGVEYIDNAFDRSSRMHARREVILSAGAIDSPKLLMLSGIGPADHLREVGIDVRVDSPGVGSNLQDHPEAVISWESTQKMTRESTQWWEIGIFTPTQEGLDLPDLMMHYGSVPFDMHTRRQGYPTSPESFALTPNVTHARSRGTVRLRSIDYRDKPKVDPRYFTDEEGHDMAVAVAGIRKAREIVSQPGMDAFRGRELFPGEDVQSDEEIADYVAKTHNTVYHPAGSCRMGAVDDDMSPLDPQLRVKGVTGLRVVDASVMPQLVAVNPNITTMLIGERAAELIRGEQSA from the coding sequence ATGTCGTCACAGAACCCCAGCTCCCAGAGCCCCGTCTCCGAGAACCCCGTCTCCGAGTTCGACTACGTCATCGTCGGCGGCGGCTCCGCCGGTGCCGCCCTGGCGGCGCGTCTGAGCGAGGATCCGGCCGTGCAGGTCGCGCTCCTCGAGGCCGGCCCCTCCGATCTCGAGCACGAGGAGGTGCTGCAGCTCAAGCGCTGGCCCGAGCTGCTCGAATCCGGCCTCGACTGGGACTACCCGATCGAGCCGCAGGAGAACGGCAACTCCTTCATGCGCCACGCCCGCGCGAAGGTGCTGGGAGGCTGCTCCTCGCACAACTCCTGCATCGCCTTCCACCCGCCGGCGGAGGACATGGACCTGTGGGAGGAGCTCGGCGCCGAGGGCTGGAACGCCGAGACCGTGATGCCGCTGATCGAGCGCCTGGAGACCAACCGGGACCGCAGCGGTGAGGGCCACGGCACCTCCGGCCCGGTGCACCTCATGGACGTGCCTGCCGAGGATCCGCTCGGCGTGGCGCTGCTGGACGCGTGCGAGCAGGCGGGCATCCCGCGGGCGCGGTTCAACGACTTCGAGACCGTGGTCAACGGCGCGAACTGGTTCCAGGTGAACCGTCAGGACGACGGCACCCGGGCCTCCTCCTCCGTCTCCTACCTGCACCCGAACTTCGAGCGGGAGAACCTGCACGTCCTCACCGGCATGCACGTGATGCGGGTGCTCTTCGACGAGGAGCAGCGCGCCACCGGCGTGGAGTACATCGACAACGCCTTCGACCGCTCCTCGCGCATGCACGCGCGCCGCGAGGTGATCCTCTCCGCCGGGGCGATCGACTCCCCGAAGCTGCTGATGCTCTCGGGCATCGGCCCCGCCGACCACCTGCGCGAGGTGGGCATCGACGTGCGTGTGGACTCCCCCGGCGTCGGCTCGAACCTGCAGGACCATCCCGAGGCGGTCATCTCGTGGGAGTCCACGCAGAAGATGACCCGCGAGTCCACGCAGTGGTGGGAGATCGGCATCTTCACCCCCACGCAGGAGGGCCTGGACCTGCCGGACCTGATGATGCACTACGGCTCGGTGCCCTTCGACATGCACACCCGCCGTCAGGGCTACCCGACCTCGCCGGAGTCCTTCGCGCTGACCCCGAACGTCACCCACGCCCGCTCGCGCGGCACGGTGCGGCTGCGGTCGATCGACTACCGCGACAAGCCGAAGGTCGATCCGCGCTACTTCACCGACGAGGAGGGCCATGACATGGCCGTCGCCGTCGCCGGGATCCGGAAGGCGCGCGAGATCGTCTCCCAGCCGGGGATGGATGCGTTCCGCGGCCGGGAGCTGTTCCCCGGCGAGGACGTGCAGAGCGACGAGGAGATCGCCGACTACGTCGCGAAGACCCACAACACCGTCTACCACCCCGCCGGCTCGTGCCGCATGGGCGCGGTGGACGATGACATGTCGCCCCTGGATCCGCAGCTGCGGGTCAAGGGCGTGACCGGTCTGCGCGTGGTCGACGCCTCGGTGATGCCGCAGCTGGTCGCCGTGAACCCGAACATCACCACGATGCTGATCGGCGAGCGCGCCGCGGAGCTGATCCGCGGCGAGCAGAGCGCCTGA
- a CDS encoding uncharacterized conserved protein (PFAM: Antibiotic biosynthesis monooxygenase) has translation MILINVKFPVKPEYADRWPEISREFTETTLAEPGNLWFEWSRSVKDPNTYVLIEAFTDEGAAPHVNSPHFKAMQEEFPQYLSATPQIVSHQVEGDGWGPMGELTVD, from the coding sequence ATGATCCTCATCAACGTGAAGTTCCCTGTGAAGCCCGAGTACGCGGACCGCTGGCCGGAGATCTCCCGCGAGTTCACCGAGACCACCCTCGCCGAGCCCGGCAACCTCTGGTTCGAGTGGTCGCGCAGCGTGAAGGACCCCAACACCTACGTGCTCATCGAGGCGTTCACCGACGAGGGCGCGGCCCCGCACGTGAACTCCCCGCACTTCAAGGCCATGCAGGAGGAGTTCCCGCAGTACCTCTCCGCGACGCCGCAGATCGTCTCCCACCAGGTCGAGGGCGACGGCTGGGGCCCGATGGGCGAGCTCACGGTCGACTGA
- a CDS encoding drug resistance transporter, EmrB/QacA subfamily (PFAM: Major Facilitator Superfamily~TIGRFAM: drug resistance transporter, EmrB/QacA subfamily), with protein sequence MAIETREVPTLGHKDSAASSSKGPAPAATSPYVVMSVLLAGAFVIILNQTLLNTALPAFMVDFGITANTAQWVTTLFMLVNGIMIPATAFLIQKFTTRTMFFAAMGIFVVGTVICAAAPVYPVLLLGRVVQAASGGMIMPLMQTILFAIFPIHKRGTAMGTFGLVISFAPALGPTLSGFIVDHWSWRVLFVMMLPIAVGALIFAHLTLRNVTERTDPHLDVFSLILSTFAFGGLLFGFSNAGNVGWLNAQVLVPLLVGAIALVLFVRRQLRLEEPLLELRVLGNRMFALGTVLGMLVFMAMIGGMLMIPLYMQNMSDFTAMESGLVLLPGAVIMGVMSPVTGRIFDRFGATVLAIVGFALLTITSVMLAQLTVDTTFAYIAIVNAVRMLGTAMVMMPVTTAALNQLPPRMIPHGAAVNNTMRQVAASVGTGVLVTVMTAAARDPEEYGAAGAIHGVNVAFLVAAGIAALGLIGSCFLRGSRPHPQAEAETTTQD encoded by the coding sequence GTGGCGATCGAGACGAGAGAGGTTCCGACCTTGGGGCACAAGGACAGCGCAGCATCGAGCAGCAAGGGTCCCGCCCCCGCGGCGACGAGTCCGTACGTCGTGATGTCGGTCCTGCTCGCCGGCGCGTTCGTCATCATCCTGAACCAGACGCTGCTGAACACGGCGCTGCCCGCCTTCATGGTGGACTTCGGCATCACCGCGAACACCGCGCAGTGGGTGACCACGCTGTTCATGCTGGTCAACGGCATCATGATCCCGGCCACCGCCTTCCTGATCCAGAAGTTCACCACGCGCACGATGTTCTTCGCCGCGATGGGCATCTTCGTGGTGGGCACGGTGATCTGCGCGGCCGCGCCCGTGTACCCGGTGCTGCTGCTGGGCCGCGTGGTGCAGGCGGCCAGCGGCGGCATGATCATGCCGCTGATGCAGACGATCCTGTTCGCGATCTTCCCGATCCACAAGCGCGGCACCGCGATGGGCACCTTCGGGCTGGTCATCTCCTTCGCCCCCGCGCTCGGCCCCACCCTCTCCGGTTTCATCGTCGACCACTGGTCGTGGCGGGTGCTGTTCGTGATGATGCTGCCGATCGCCGTGGGCGCGCTGATCTTCGCGCACCTCACGCTCCGCAACGTCACCGAGCGCACGGATCCGCATCTGGACGTGTTCTCGCTGATCCTGTCCACCTTCGCCTTCGGCGGGCTGCTGTTCGGCTTCAGCAATGCGGGCAACGTGGGCTGGCTGAACGCGCAGGTGCTCGTCCCCCTGCTCGTCGGAGCGATCGCCCTGGTGCTCTTCGTGCGCCGTCAGCTGCGCCTCGAGGAGCCGCTGCTCGAGCTGCGGGTGCTGGGCAACCGCATGTTCGCGCTCGGCACCGTGCTGGGCATGCTGGTGTTCATGGCGATGATCGGCGGGATGCTGATGATCCCGCTGTACATGCAGAACATGAGCGACTTCACCGCGATGGAGTCCGGGCTCGTGCTGCTGCCGGGGGCCGTGATCATGGGCGTCATGTCGCCGGTGACCGGGCGGATCTTCGACCGCTTCGGCGCCACCGTGCTCGCGATCGTCGGCTTCGCGCTGCTGACGATCACCAGCGTGATGCTGGCCCAGCTCACCGTGGACACCACCTTCGCCTACATCGCGATCGTCAACGCGGTGCGGATGCTGGGCACCGCGATGGTGATGATGCCGGTCACCACGGCGGCGCTGAACCAGCTCCCGCCGCGGATGATCCCGCACGGCGCGGCGGTGAACAACACGATGCGGCAGGTCGCCGCCTCCGTCGGCACCGGCGTGCTGGTGACGGTGATGACCGCCGCCGCGCGGGACCCGGAGGAGTACGGCGCCGCCGGCGCGATCCACGGCGTGAACGTGGCGTTCCTGGTCGCCGCCGGGATCGCCGCGCTGGGCCTCATCGGCTCCTGCTTCCTGCGCGGCTCGCGCCCGCACCCGCAGGCCGAGGCGGAGACCACCACGCAGGACTGA